The nucleotide sequence AGCATTCGGCTTTTTACATCGGTGCGATTTCCGCTCAATGTAAATTTGCTTCTTCGAGAAATCGAAAATTTTAACTTATAAGGTGACGAATGCGCAAAGAAACATCAGGAACCTGCTTATAATTCCTTAATAAATTATTTCTTATGGATTGGTTTTGATAAGCGAAATTTCAAACGATCACCTGTTCTAAGGGGCGACGAGGGGAGTTTGGCATCCGTTGGGAATATCCGAAACGAACCAAGAGTTGCGGATAAGCCTTTCCGAGATTGAGATATTCTCCTAATTGAGAGCGAAGTTTCGGAACTTCGGCGGGTTGGTTCATAAAGGCCGATTTGACGTTTAGAGAAGTGGCCAGTAACGTCCATCGTTCGAACGCGCGTCCCACATCGATCCAGGATTGTTTGTCGTTTTTCTGTGACGTGAATACCAACATTCCGGAGGAACTTCGGATTAATCTTTCATCCGAGTTTCCTTGGCTCTTTGCGCTCACTACCGCGTCCATAAGAATCTGACCGAACCAGCGAGGCACGGAAGGATTGCCCGTACATCTCGTGGCCAATCCGTCTCCTTTTGTGATGGCTTCGGATTCGTTGAATCGGATCCAGTCCTTAAGTTCTTGATAATACTCAGGATTGGAAAGCTGGATACGATCTCCTTCTTTCACGTATTCTATCAGAGCTTCGATTTCTTTTTTGTCAGTAAAGACGAGATTCTCAATCGTTTTTGCCTTGGAGAATGAATTCAATTTTTTTAGTTCGGACACGGACAGATTCCTACCGTCGTATTGGTTACGTGTGGATTGTCTAAGTGGAATCGCGCGGAAAACGGTTTCGTCCTTCTTTGGGGCTCCTTTTTTGAGAGTCACTCGAATACATTCTTCTTCTTTAGCGGGTAAATATTCAACTTCTGGAATGTATCCCATTTGCTCGGAAGCGATCACAAGATTTTCGAGGGCGCAACCTAAACTTATATAGAGTTCTCGATCGTCGGGATCTACGATTCGTAATTTTCTACTAAAATCCGGAAAGATCCGAATAGTGTTTTCATTGAACGAGAATTTCCAAGGTTGAGAGTTATGACCGGAGGGAGCCAGTGTCGCATAACGTATTAAATCCAACATCCTTCCGTTTTCGCTCGAAAGATCGGAAAAGGACTTCATCCGAATTCGATTGACTTCCTCCCCATAATCGATTCCGTTACAACCGGGTAATAAGGAATTGAAGGTCAGGCCTGCTCCAAAAAGTGCGATTTTGGCAAGGAAGTGCTTCCGGGTCAGACGGTCGGATACGATGGAGTGGCGACTTTGCATTCTTGTTCTCCTCTCGAAACGGAAGATCCTCTCGCGAATCGATAATCCTACGTTCCGGTCGGTTTATAGGAAGGATTAAAACGAAGAATGATTCAAGCAAAAATGTGGAATCTTAGAGTTTTGACTCGATAATTTCTTTGATCTGATTGATTTCCACCGGTTTGAGTAGATACCCTAAAGGATGAATGCTCAGCGCTTTCTCCTTTGTTTCCTTATCCGTGTAACCGGTTACGAAAATGATAGGAATCGATTGAAACGAATTAATTTTTTTCGCGGTTTCGATTCCGTCCTGAGTTCCACCTAGATTGATATCCATAAGAATAACGTCGGGAGGATGTCTCTTGCGCTTTTGATCGCATTCTCTCCTTTTGAAACGTGATCCGTTATCTCATATCCGATTCGTTTTAATTCCTTTTGCAGTAACAAAGCAGTTAAGAATTCGTCCTCAACGATAATAATTTTGATCTCGGATTTCATTTAAACTCGAGGAAAATAAAGATCGTCTCTGAACTGCAATTGAAAGAAAAAATTCGGTTGGTTACAAATGCGTATTCTTCCGTGAAGTTGTCCTTCTCCGATTCCGTAGATCAATTTCATGCCGAGTTTATCTAAATTTTTAGGGTCGAGCGAATTTGAAATTCCGACTCCGTTATCGGAATATTCGAATAAGATATCTCCTGAATCCAATTTCTGAATCTCGATAGTCAGAATTCCGTTAGACGGATCCGGAAACGCATGTTTTAAGGAATTTGAAACTAATTCCAAAAGGATCAAACCTACTGGAACAGCGATATCCAATAAGACGTGCTGATCTTCGATCTCGCTTTGAATTTTTATTTCTTTTGAAACGTCCTGATTTCGAATCAATATATATCCTATCAGCTTGTTAATGTATTCTCTTAAGGAAATTTTGGAAAGGTCGTTCGACTCGAATAAAATCTGATGAACGATCGAGATCGTCTGGATTCTTTCCTCCGTTTTACGCACGAGTTCGTCAATGTCCGAATTCTTAGGGTAATTTTCAGCTTGAAGATTGATCATACTACGAATCAGTTGCATCGTATTGTTTGACCGGTGATAGAGTTCTCGAATAAGAATGCCTTTCTCGTCCAGAGATTGGATGAACTTTTTTTTCGAATGTTCGTGTTCTTCGATTTCAGATTCGAGTCTTCTGTTGATCCATAGGAGCGAGTCGTATGGCTCGTTTACGGAGGAAATAAAAATACTCTTATAGATCAGGTAGAAAGAAACGATCTTATACGTATGACCGAGTAA is from Leptospira stimsonii and encodes:
- a CDS encoding Acg family FMN-binding oxidoreductase — protein: MQSRHSIVSDRLTRKHFLAKIALFGAGLTFNSLLPGCNGIDYGEEVNRIRMKSFSDLSSENGRMLDLIRYATLAPSGHNSQPWKFSFNENTIRIFPDFSRKLRIVDPDDRELYISLGCALENLVIASEQMGYIPEVEYLPAKEEECIRVTLKKGAPKKDETVFRAIPLRQSTRNQYDGRNLSVSELKKLNSFSKAKTIENLVFTDKKEIEALIEYVKEGDRIQLSNPEYYQELKDWIRFNESEAITKGDGLATRCTGNPSVPRWFGQILMDAVVSAKSQGNSDERLIRSSSGMLVFTSQKNDKQSWIDVGRAFERWTLLATSLNVKSAFMNQPAEVPKLRSQLGEYLNLGKAYPQLLVRFGYSQRMPNSPRRPLEQVIV
- a CDS encoding response regulator, whose product is MDINLGGTQDGIETAKKINSFQSIPIIFVTGYTDKETKEKALSIHPLGYLLKPVEINQIKEIIESKL
- a CDS encoding MASE3 domain-containing protein, with the translated sequence MTEKNHNPKSLHRTKLILQFFALFVSAYLPILIIQNFPFVLNFDIPARDYLVFHNVAEVFSVTVSISIFGLGWFTYKRTRNYHSLFIAVSFLTVGLFDFMHALAYSGMSDLITPNTPNKSTQFWILARLTTGFGILFSAFFYSRKQSLRINSFWLLSISLLFTIVALYTVNFHQETLPETYKQGYGLTKLKIGLEYFIIFLNVISFLIYFNLYLESGDTNLKYLLAGLIFFIFCDYSMTIYTTVFDTFSLLGHTYKIVSFYLIYKSIFISSVNEPYDSLLWINRRLESEIEEHEHSKKKFIQSLDEKGILIRELYHRSNNTMQLIRSMINLQAENYPKNSDIDELVRKTEERIQTISIVHQILFESNDLSKISLREYINKLIGYILIRNQDVSKEIKIQSEIEDQHVLLDIAVPVGLILLELVSNSLKHAFPDPSNGILTIEIQKLDSGDILFEYSDNGVGISNSLDPKNLDKLGMKLIYGIGEGQLHGRIRICNQPNFFFQLQFRDDLYFPRV